AGTCGCAGATCCGGGCCCTTGACCGGTCCCAGCCGGTGCTGCCGATGATGCCCGGCGTCCCGCAGCGGGTCACCCACGTGCGCGCGGGCACCGCCACGTTGTTCGCCGCACTGGAGGTGGCCACGGGGAAGGTGATCGGCTCCCTGCACCGCCGGCACCGTGCCGAGGAGTTCAAGAAGTTCCTGATCAAACTCGACCGGGAGGTGCCGGCGGGCCTGGACGTGCATCTGGTGCTGGACAACTACGCCACCCACAAGACCCCAGCCATCAAAACCTGGCTGCTGGCCCACCCCCGCTTCCACCTGCACTTCACGCCTACCGGCTCGTCCTGGCTCAACCTGGTCGAGCGGTGGTTCGCCGAGCTGACGAGCAAGCAGATACGGCGAGGCGTCCACAGAAGCGTCCAGGCGCTGGAGAAGGACATCCGGACCTGGACCGCCGCATGGAACACCGATCCCAAGCCCTACATCCGGACGAAGACCGCAGACGAGATCCTCGTGTCGGAGTACGGCCTCATTTCCCCAGTTGCGTACGGTTGAACGGCCCCAGTTGATGGCGCGTGTTCGGGGCCCGGCCTGGGTCGAGGTCACAAGATCGTCTCTGCTGTAGGCCGTCTGACCTGGCCCTGGCAGGATGCGTGAATGCTGATCCGAAGAATGGTGGGCTGTGCCGGCCTGCTGGTTGCGCTCGTGGGATGCGGTGGTTCCGGTGACGGTGCTGCAGCCCCGAGTGAAGTAGAGCGTGTGGAGGCGACGGCTTCGATGGACCCGAACTCGATCACTGTCCTGGTGACCTTCGTCGGCGGGTCGGCCGACGGTCTGACCGAACATCGCCCGCTGGCCGAAGCGACGGGCAAGGTGACCATCGATGGTGTGTGACCTATCGAGGCAATCCGGGGCCGCCGCCGGAGGTGAAGGACACCCCCAAGGGCCTGGCCCAGGTGATGAAGCCCGAGTGAGGCAGGAAGGACCTCTTCATCAAGGGACGGTTCTCCCTAGAGGTTGTCCCGTAACCGGTGGTGCTGCTGGTGCGTTGGTCGGGCATGGGTGGGGTGATCTCAGCAGATGATCCGAAGTGGATCGAGCCGTTTGCGGGTCTGACCGAGGTGCAGTTTGCGAGGCTGGTGGCACGGGTACGGCGCCGAGGTGGCGACGTTCAGCGTGGCCGGCCATGGCGGCTGTCGCTCGAAGACCGGGTGTTGCTGGTGGCGACGTACTGGCGCACGAACCTCACGTTGCGGCAGGTGGCGCCGTTGTTCGGAGTCTCGAAGTCCGCTGCCGACCGCATCTTGGACCATCTCGCACCGCTGCTGGCCATCTCGCCCGCGCGGCGGCCGCGCAAGGACACCGTCTACATCGTCGACGGCACTCTGGTGCCCACCCGCGACCGCAGTGTCGCCGCGTCCAGCAAGAACTACCGGTACTCGACCAATCTGCAGGTCGTCATCGACGCCAACAGCCGCCTGGTCGTGGCCATCGGTCTCCCGCTGCCCGGCAGCCGCAACGACTGCCGGGCCTTCACCGAGTCCGGCATCGATCGGGCCTGCCGCGGCGCCCCGACCCTTGCCGACGGCGGCTACCAAGGCACCGGCCTCCTGATCCCGCACCGCAAACGACGAGGCCAGAGCCACCTCAGCCCCTCGCAGGAGGCAGAGAACGCCGTCCATCGCCGGGCACGAGCGCGCGTGGAACACGCCCTGTCGCGGTTGAAGAACTGGAAGATCCTGCGGGACTGCCGACTCAAGGGCGACGGAGTTCACCAGGCCATGCTCGGCATCGCCCGACTGCACAACCTGGCCCTCACTGGATAACTCACACTCCATACGGGACAACCTCTAGGCGACGTCGTTCTCTCGCTCGATGGCCATGAGGCGGTTCTTCAGCCGGTAGCTGGGTCCGTTGATGGAGATGACGTCGCAGTGGTGGAGGAGTCGGTCGAGGATGGCGGTGGCCAGGACCTCGTCGCCGAAGACCTGGCCCCACTCGCTGAAGGTCTTGTTCGAGGTCAGGATGATGGATCCCCGTTCGTAGCGCTTTGAGATGAGTCGGGTAGCCGGGTCACGTTGCCGTGACCCGGCCCCCTCAGAACCGGACGTGCGCCTTTCAACGCATCCGGCTCAAGCAAGCCACGAGGGCTTCGCAGTGCAGCGGTTATGTGGATCGGCTGCCATCACCCGCGTGGTGCTGGCGATGGCAGTCGGAGTGCACGAGGCGAAGGTTGTTCCGCTCGTCAGTGCCGCCGTCGCGCCGGTAAACGAAGTGATGCTTGTGAAGCATCTTCTTCGACGCCGCGAACCAGTCGATCCACTCACGTGGGCTGTCCGGTTCGTATTCGGCTCCAGCGATCAGCGCTTGCCCGCAGAGTGGACACAGCCCTTTCTGGCGAAATGCCAGGTAGAGGCTGTTCTTGTCCATGGGAGGCGCCGATTTCCGGCGACGGCTTCGCCAGTATCTGACCAGAGTGGGGTCGTCCATGGAGGACCCGCCCTTAACCAGCTCGTGGCGGACGATGGCCGTCCAGGAGAACCGGGGCAGGTAGAGGTTGTCCCGTAACCGGTGGTGCTGCTGGTGCGTTGGTCGGGCATGGGTGGGGTGATCTCAGCAGATGATCCGAAGTGGATCGAGCCGTTTGCGGGTCTGACCGAGGTGCAGTTTGCGAGGCTGGTGGCACTGGTACGGCGCCGAGGTGGCGACGTTCAGCGTGGCCGACCATGGCGGCTGTCGCTCGAAGACCGGGTGTTGCTGGTGGCGACGTACTGGCGCACGAACCTCACGTTGCGGCAGGTGGCGCCGTTGTTCGGAGTCTCGAAGTCCGCTGCCGACCGCATCTTGGACCATCTCGCACCGCTGCTGGCCATCTCGCCCGCGCGGCGGCCGCGCAAGGACACCGTCTACATCGTCGACGGCACTCTGGTGCCCACCCGCGACCGCAGTGTCGCCGCGTCCAGCAAGAACTACCGGTACTCGACCAATCTGCAGGTCGTCATCGACGCCAACAGCCGCCTGGTCGTGGCCATCGGTCTCCCGCTGCCCGGCAGCCGCAACGACTGCCGGGCCTTCACCGAGTCCGGCATCGATCGGGCCTGCCGCGGCGCCCCGACCCTTGCCGACGGCGGCTACCAAGGCACCGGCCTCCTGATCCCGCACCGCAAACGACGAGGCCAGAGCCACCTCAGCCCCTCGCAGGA
The Streptomyces sp. NBC_01723 genome window above contains:
- a CDS encoding IS5-like element IS1373 family transposase produces the protein MGGVISADDPKWIEPFAGLTEVQFARLVARVRRRGGDVQRGRPWRLSLEDRVLLVATYWRTNLTLRQVAPLFGVSKSAADRILDHLAPLLAISPARRPRKDTVYIVDGTLVPTRDRSVAASSKNYRYSTNLQVVIDANSRLVVAIGLPLPGSRNDCRAFTESGIDRACRGAPTLADGGYQGTGLLIPHRKRRGQSHLSPSQEAENAVHRRARARVEHALSRLKNWKILRDCRLKGDGVHQAMLGIARLHNLALTG
- a CDS encoding HNH endonuclease, translating into MDKNSLYLAFRQKGLCPLCGQALIAGAEYEPDSPREWIDWFAASKKMLHKHHFVYRRDGGTDERNNLRLVHSDCHRQHHAGDGSRST
- a CDS encoding IS5-like element IS1373 family transposase, with product MGGVISADDPKWIEPFAGLTEVQFARLVALVRRRGGDVQRGRPWRLSLEDRVLLVATYWRTNLTLRQVAPLFGVSKSAADRILDHLAPLLAISPARRPRKDTVYIVDGTLVPTRDRSVAASSKNYRYSTNLQVVIDANSRLVVAIGLPLPGSRNDCRAFTESGIDRACRGAPTLADGGYQGTGLLIPHRKRRGQSHLSPSQEAENAVHRRARARVEHALSRLKNWKILRDCRLKGDGVHQAMLGIARLHNLALTG